One genomic segment of Brachionichthys hirsutus isolate HB-005 chromosome 13, CSIRO-AGI_Bhir_v1, whole genome shotgun sequence includes these proteins:
- the srd5a1 gene encoding 3-oxo-5-alpha-steroid 4-dehydrogenase 1, with amino-acid sequence MFSSEMEELYILDCMAYIMVLMAACTFVTLLFENVPYGRYASSKYGLPVNVRLAWFVQELPALAVPLFLVFWTTSAKTALLPNRVLIVMYFCHYIQRSLVYPFLIRGGNATPFASFVLAFVFCIYNGYMQIRYLSHYAEYPARWVTHPRFIIGSVLWLVGWLLNVHSDHILRSLRKPGESGYKIPTGGMFEYVSGANFLGEITEWAGFALAARSVHSSAFAIFTTVVLASRAVAHHKWYLTKFEDYPKSRKALIPFLF; translated from the exons ATGTTCTCCTCAGAAATGGAGGAGCTGTATATCTTGGACTGTATGGCTTACATTATGGTTTTAATGGCAGCCTGCACTTTCGTAACGCTGCTATTTGAAAACGTCCCCTACGGGCGATATGCCTCCAGCAAATACGGACTTCCGGTCAATGTCAGGCTCGCTTGGTTCGTTCAGGAGCTTCCTGCGTTGGCGGTGCCTTTGTTTCTGGTGTTTTGGACAACCTCTGCAAAAACAGCATTGCTTCCTAACCGGGTTCTCATTGTTATGTATTTCTGCCATTATATACAGAG ATCTCTTGTTTATCCATTTTTAATCCGAGGAGGCAACGCGACTCCATTCGCGTCGTTTGTCCTggcttttgttttctgcatcTATAATGGATACATGCAGATCCGGTACCTGAGCCACTACGCGGAGTACCCTGCACGCTGGGTTACGCATCCACGCTTCATCATAG GGTCCGTGCTGTGGTTGGTCGGCTGGCTGCTGAATGTACACTCTGACCACATCCTAAGGAGTCTGAGAAAACCTGGAGAGAGCGGTTACAAGATCCCCACAG GTGGAATGTTTGAATATGTGTCTGGAGCCAACTTCCTGGGGGAGATAACAGAGTGGGCAGGATTCGCTTTGGCTGCCCGCTCTGTTCACAGTTCAGCTTTTGCCATCTTTACCACGGTAGTCCTTGCCAGCAGGGCCGTGGCTCACCACAA ATGGTACCTCACTAAGTTTGAAGACTACCCTAAAAGTAGGAAGGCACTGATTCCCTTTCtcttctga
- the ube2ql1 gene encoding ubiquitin-conjugating enzyme E2Q-like protein 1, translating into MKELQEIRRLGDNFITVELVEDNLYDWNVKLHQVDKDSALWQDMKETGTEFILLNVTFPDNFPFSPPFMRVLTPRLENGYVLDGGAICMELLTPRGWSSAYTVEAVMRQFAASLVKGQGRICRKSGKSKKAFSRKEAEATFKSLVKTHEKYGWVSPPVSDG; encoded by the exons atgaaggagctgcaggagatccGGAGGTTGGGGGAcaacttcatcacggtggagctCGTGGAGGACAACTTGTACGACTGGAACGTCAAGCTGCACCAGGTGGACAAGGACTCGGCGCTGTGGCAGGACATGAAGGAGACGGGCACCGAGTTCATCCTGCTCAACGTCACCTTTCCCGATAATTTCCCCTTCTCGCCGCCGTTCATGCGGGTCCTGACGCCCCGGCTGGAGAACGGCTACGTGCTGGACGGCGGCGCCATATGCATGGAGCTGCTGACGCCCCGCGGATGGTCCAGCGCCTACACGGTGGAGGCGGTCATGAGGCAGTTTGCAGCCAGCCTCGTAAAAggacag GGGCGTATATGTAGGAAATCTGGGAAGTCCAAGAAAGCTTTCAGCAGAAAGGAAGCCGAGGCCACCTTCAAGTCCCTGGTGAAGACCCACGAGAAATATGGCTGGGTGTCCCCGCCCGTCTCTGACGGCTGA
- the nsun2 gene encoding RNA cytosine C(5)-methyltransferase NSUN2 encodes MGKRSRQRQKNQPTGRDDAGWGAGYADIVKENKLFEEYYKKLGLVPDGEFEQFMEAMREPLPATIRITGYKSHAKEILHCLKEKYFKDIQDLEIDGQKIEAPQPLSWYPDEQAWHTNMSRKIIRKSPLLEKFHQFLVSETESGNISRQEAVSMLPPLLLKIESHHKILDMCAAPGSKTAQLIEMLHADMDVPFPEGFVIANDVDNKRCYLLVHQAKRLNSPCIMVVNHDASCIPRLTIDSNGKKDVLLYDRILCDVPCSGDGTMRKNIDVWKKWTTSNSLHLHGLQLRIAVRGIEQLAVGGRMVYSTCSLNPIEDEAVIAALLEKSEGALELADSSADLPGLKWMPGVTSWKLMTKEGQWYSDWSEVPSSRHTQIRPTMFPPKDPEKLASMHLERCMRILPHHQNTGGFFVAVLVKKSPMPWNKRFPKVRKDIPSISGGSLATSTPTDAPHLPESAVEEEEKEKGGTEGKVDGEDEKEAPTAAALALETTTVQDGVCGPPAAKKMRLFGYKEDPFVFLTEHDPVFTTIQSFFDVSPNFPKVNVLTRTHEGKKRHLYMVSKELRNVLLNNSERMKVINTGVKVWSRNSDGEEFGCAFRLAQEGIYTLQPYIRSRIIRVSVEDIKVLLTQENPFLNKLEKDAHDQAKKLGMGSIVLTYIPNPNNPAEPQCPIHLCGWRGKTSIRAFVPRNERFHYLRMLGVEVFRDKQGMGRKQSGDGKEAVEKDAEEEEPKGNELELDPESGNGSSESKMDSSNKEPSS; translated from the exons ATGGGGAAAAGAAGCAGGCAGCGGCAGAAGAACCAGCCGACTGGCAGAGACGATGCT GGCTGGGGAGCTGGCTATGCTGACATTGTAAAGGAGAACAAGTTGTTTGAGGAGTACTACAAGAAACTAGGATTAGTGCCTGATGGAGAGTTTGAACAGTTCATGGAGGCAATGAGGGAACCACTGCCGGCAACCATCCGCATCACTGGATACAAGAG CCATGCCAAAGAAATTCTCCACTGTCTgaaggaaaaatattttaaggaTATTCAGGACCTTGAGATCGATGGCCAGAAGATTGAGGCTCCACAGCCTCTAAGCTG GTATCCTGATGAGCAGGCCTGGCACACAAACATGAGCAGGAAGATCATCAGGAAGTCTCCGCTGCTGGAGAAGTTCCACCAGTTTCTCGTCAGCGAGACTGAGTCG GGTAATATCAGCCGGCAGGAAGCTGTCAGcatgcttcctcctctcctcttgaaGATCGAGTCCCACCATAAG ATCCTGGACATGTGTGCAGCTCCGGGGTCGAAGACAGCCCAGCTCATTGAGATGCTCCACGCTGATATGGATGTTCCATTTCCAG AGGGCTTCGTTATTGCCAATGACGTGGACAACAAGCGCTGCTACCTGCTTGTGCACCAAGCCAAGCGTCTCAACAGCCCGTGCATCATGGTGGTCAACCATGATGCCTCCTGCATCCCCAGGCTGACTATCGACTCCAACGGCAAGAAGGACGTCCTCCTCTACGACCGCATTCTGTGCGATGTCCCCTGCAG CGGCGATGGGACCATGAGGAAGAACATAGATGTGTGGAAGAAATGGACAACAAGCAACAGCCTGCACCTCCATGG GCTTCAGCTGCGCATTGCGGTGCGCGGCATCGAACAGCTGGCTGTGGGCGGGAGGATGGTGTACTCCACCTGTTCACTCAACCCTATAGAGGATGAAGCCGTCATCGCGGCCCTGCTGGAGAAGAGTGAAG GAGCGCTGGAGCTGGCCGATAGCTCAGCTGACCTCCCAGGACTGAAGTGGATGCCTGGGGTCACTTCCTGGAAG CTGATGACCAAGGAGGGTCAGTGGTACTCGGACTGGTCTGAGGTTCCGAGCAGTCGTCACACACAGATCCGTCCCACCATGTTCCCGCCAAAGGACCCGGAGAAACTTGCGAGCATGCATTTGGAGAGGTG TATGAGGATTCTGCCACATCACCAGAACACTGGGGGGTTCTTTGTAGCTGTACTGGTGAAGAAAAGCCCAATGCCTTGGAACAAAAGATTTCCCAAG GTGAGAAAGGACATACCGTCCATCTCTGGAGGCTCCCTGGCAACCTCGACCCCCACTGATGCTCCCCACCTCCCAGAGAgtgctgtggaggaggaggagaaggagaagggagggacagaaggaaaagTCGATggggaggatgagaaggaagCTCCCACAGCAGCTGCCTTGGCTCTGGAGACCACTACTGTACAAGATGGAGTGTGTGG GCCTCCAGCCGCAAAGAAGATGAGACTGTTTGGTTATAAAGAAGACCCCTTTGTGTTCCTCACTGAGCACGACCCTGTCTTTACCACCATACA ATCTTTCTTTGATGTGTCGCCCAACTTCCCCAAGGTCAATGTTCTGACAAGGACCCACGAGGGCAAGAAGAGACATTTGTACATGGTGTCCAAAGAGCTCCGCAACGTGCTGCTCAATAACAGCGAGCGCATGAAG GTCATTAACACGGGGGTCAAGGTTTGGTCTCGTAACAGCGATGGAGAGGAGTTTGGCTGCGCCTTCAGGCTGGCTCAGGAA GGCATCTACACTCTTCAGCCCTACATTCGCTCCAGGATAATCCGAGTGAGCGTGGAGGACATCAAAGTACTGCTGACCCAGGAGAACCCTTTCCTTAACAAACTGGAAAAAGACGCTCACGATCAGGCCAAGAAATTAG GTATGGGCAGCATTGTGTTGACTTACATTCCCAACCCAAA TAACCCAGCAGAGCCTCAGTGCCCCATCCATCTCTGCGGCTGGAGGGGTAAGACATCCATTCGGGCCTTCGTCCCCCGCAACGAGAGGTTTCATTACCTCCGGATGTTAGGCGTGGAAGTCTTCCGAGACAAGCAGGGAATGGGCCGGAAACAGAGCGGCGACGGGAAAGAAGCCGTCGAAAAGgacgcagaggaggaagaaccgAAGGGAAATGAGCTGGAGCTCGACCCGGAGAGCGGAAATGGCTCATCGGAATCAAAGATggacagcagcaacaaagagCCGAGTAGCTGA
- the med10 gene encoding mediator of RNA polymerase II transcription subunit 10 has translation MAEKFDNLEEHLEKFIENIRQLGIIVSDFQPSSQAGLNQKLNYMISGLQDIEKCRQQLHEINVPLEVFEYIDQGRNPQLYTKECLERALARNEQVKGKIDTMTKFKSLLVSELSKVFPEEMSKYKAIHGEDAPS, from the exons ATGGCGGAAAAATTTGATAATCTGGAGGAGCATCTGGAGAAATTTATTGAGAATATTCGGCAACTAGGAATCATCGTCAGCGACTTCCAGCCGAGCAGTCAAGCAGGGCTCAACCAAAAACT AAATTACATGATATCCGGATTACAAGACATCGAGAAGTGTCGTCAGCAGCTTCATGAGATCAACGTGCCGCTGGAGGTCTTTGA ATATATTGACCAAGGTCGAAACCCTCAGTTGTACACCAAGGAATGCCTGGAGAGAGCCTTGGCAAGGAACGAGCAGGTTAAAGGGAAGATCGACACCATGACG AAATTCAAGAGCCTTCTTGTCTCTGAGCTCAGTAAAGTCTTCCCAGAGGAGATGTCCAAGTATAAGGCCATACACGGAGAGGATGCCCCCTCCTAG